One stretch of Rhinolophus ferrumequinum isolate MPI-CBG mRhiFer1 chromosome 3, mRhiFer1_v1.p, whole genome shotgun sequence DNA includes these proteins:
- the ALDH8A1 gene encoding 2-aminomuconic semialdehyde dehydrogenase, whose amino-acid sequence MAATKTLLMLENFIGGKFLPSHSYIDSYDPSTGEVYCRVPNSGKEEIEAAVEAARAAFPGWSSRSPQERSQVLHRLADLLELSLEDLAQAESKDQGKTVTLARTMDIPRSVQNFRFFASSILHHTSECTQMDHLGCLHYTVRAPVGIAGLISPWNLPLYLLTWKIAPAIAAGNTVIAKPSEMTSVTAWMMCKLLDKAGVPPGVVNIVFGTGPRVGEALVSHPEVPLISFTGSQPTAERITQLSAPHCKKLSLELGGKNPAIIFEDANLEECVPTTVRSSFANQGEICLCTSRIFVQKSIYSDFLKRFVEATRMWKVGVPSDPSASMGALISKAHLEKVRSYIQKARAEGARVLCGEGVDKLDLPPRNQAGYFMLPTVITDIKDESCCMKEEIFGPVTCVVPFESEEEVIRRANSVKYGLAATVWSGNVGRVHRVAKKLQSGLVWTNCWLIRELNLPFGGMKSSGVGREGAKDSYEFFTEVKTITVKH is encoded by the exons ATGGCTGCAACAAAGACACTTCTGATGCTGGAAAACTTCATAGGTGGAAAATTTTTACCTTCCCACTCATATATAGATTCTTACGATCCATCTACAGGTGAGGTGTACTGCAGAGTGCCAAACAGTGGAAAAGAAGAG ATTGAGGCCGCGGTGGAGGCTGCCAGAGCCGCCTTCCCAGGCTGGTCGTCCCGGAGCCCACAGGAGCGCTCGCAGGTGCTGCACCGGCTGGCAGATTTGCTGGAGCTGTCCCTGGAGGACTTGGCCCAGGCCGAATCTAAGGACCAAG GGAAAACCGTAACACTGGCGAGAACCATGGACATTCCCCGGTCTGTCCAGAACTTCCGGTTCTTTGCCTCCTCCATCCTGCACCACACGTCAGAGTGCACACAGATGGACCACCTGGGCTGTCTGCACTACACTGTGCGGGCCCCTGTGGGGATCG CTGGTCTGATCAGTCCCTGGAATTTGCCTCTCTACTTGCTGACCTGGAAGATAGCTCCGGCGATCGCTGCCGGCAATACTGTGATAGCCAAGCCCAGCGAGATGACTTCGGTGACCGCGTGGATGATGTGCAAACTCCTGGACAAAGCAG GTGTTCCACCAGGTGTGGTAAATATTGTGTTTGGAACAGGGCCCAGGGTAGGTGAGGCCCTGGTGTCCCATCCCGAGGTGCCCCTCATCTCCTTCACGGGGAGCCAGCCCACGGCTGAGCGGATCACACAGCTGAGTGCTCCCCACTGCAAgaagctctccctggagctggggggCAAGAATCCTGCCATTATCTTTGAGGATGCAAACCTGGAGGAGTGTGTTCCAACCACTGTCAGGTCCAGCTTTGCCAACCAA GGTGAAATCTGTCTCTGTACCAGCAGGATCTTTGTCCAGAAGAGTATCTATAGTGATTTCTTAAAGAGGTTTGTAGAAGCTACCAGAATGTGGAAAGTTGGCGTTCCCTCTGATCCATCAGCCAGCATGGGAGCTCTGATAAGTAAAGCTCATTTGGAGAAA GTCAGAAGTTACATCCAGAAAGCTCGTGCTGAAGGGGCCCGAGTTCTGTGTGGTGAGGGAGTGGATAAGTTGGATCTGCCCCCAAGGAATCAGGCAGGTTATTTTATGCTTCCCACTGTGATAACAGACATTAAGGACGAATCCTGTTGCATGAAGGAAGAGATATTTGGTCCAGTGACATGTGTTGTCCCCTTTGAAAGCGAAGAGGAGGTGATTAGAAGAGCCAACAGTGTGAAATATGGGCTGGCAGCGACAGTGTGGTCAGGCAACGTGGGGCGTGTCCACCGCGTGGCTAAGAAGTTGCAGTCAGGTTTGGTCTGGACCAACTGCTGGCTCATCAGAGAGCTGAACCTTCCTTTTGGAGGGATGAAGAGCTCCGGGGTAGGTAGAGAAGGAGCCAAGGACTCTTATGAATTCTTCACTGAAGTCAAAACTATCACTGTTAAACACTGA